One genomic window of Mus caroli chromosome 12, CAROLI_EIJ_v1.1, whole genome shotgun sequence includes the following:
- the Vti1b gene encoding vesicle transport through interaction with t-SNAREs homolog 1B isoform X1 has product MATSAASSEHFEKLHEIFRGLLEDLQGVPERLLGTAGTEEKKKLVRDFDEKQQEANETLAEMEEELRYAPLTFRNPMMSKLRNYRKDLAKLHREVRSTPLTAAPGGRGDLKYGTYALENEHLNRLQSQRALLLQGTESLNRATQSIERSHRIATETDQIGTEIIEELGEQRDQLERTKSRLVNTNENLSKSRKILRSMSRKVITNKLLLSVIILLELAILVGLVYYKFFRHH; this is encoded by the exons ATGGCCACCTCCGCCGCCTCCTCCGAGCATTTCGAGAAGCTGCACGAGATCTTCCGCGGCCTCCTTGAAGACCTACAAGGGGTGCCGGAGCGGCTGCTGGGGACCGCGGGGACAG aagagaagaagaagctgGTCAGAGATTTTGATGaaaagcaacaggaagcaaatgAAACG TtggcagagatggaggaagaactACGATATGCACCCCTGACTTTCCGTAACCCTATGATGTCTAAGCTGCGAAACTACCGGAAGGACCTTGCTAAACTCCACCGTGAGGTGAGAAGTACACCTCTGACAGCCGCACCTGGAGGCCGAGGAGACCTGAAGTATGGCACGTATGCCTTGGAGAACGAGCATTTG AATCGACTACAGTCTCAAAGAGCATTACTCCTCCAAGGCACTGAAAGCCTGAACCGGGCTACCCAAAGCATTGAGCGTTCTCATCGGATTGCCACAGAAACTGATCAAATTGGTACAGAAAtcatagaagagttgggggagcaACGAGACCAGTTGGAACGTACTAAGAGCAGA ctggtaaatacaaatgaaaacttgAGCAAAAGCCGGAAGATTCTTCGCTCAATGTCCAGAAA AGTGATAACCAACAAGTTGCTGCTCTCCGTCATCATCTTGCTGGAGCTAGCCATCCTGGTCGGTCTGGTGTATTATAAATTCTTTCGACACCATTGA
- the Vti1b gene encoding vesicle transport through interaction with t-SNAREs homolog 1B isoform X2, producing MEEELRYAPLTFRNPMMSKLRNYRKDLAKLHREVRSTPLTAAPGGRGDLKYGTYALENEHLNRLQSQRALLLQGTESLNRATQSIERSHRIATETDQIGTEIIEELGEQRDQLERTKSRLVNTNENLSKSRKILRSMSRKVITNKLLLSVIILLELAILVGLVYYKFFRHH from the exons atggaggaagaactACGATATGCACCCCTGACTTTCCGTAACCCTATGATGTCTAAGCTGCGAAACTACCGGAAGGACCTTGCTAAACTCCACCGTGAGGTGAGAAGTACACCTCTGACAGCCGCACCTGGAGGCCGAGGAGACCTGAAGTATGGCACGTATGCCTTGGAGAACGAGCATTTG AATCGACTACAGTCTCAAAGAGCATTACTCCTCCAAGGCACTGAAAGCCTGAACCGGGCTACCCAAAGCATTGAGCGTTCTCATCGGATTGCCACAGAAACTGATCAAATTGGTACAGAAAtcatagaagagttgggggagcaACGAGACCAGTTGGAACGTACTAAGAGCAGA ctggtaaatacaaatgaaaacttgAGCAAAAGCCGGAAGATTCTTCGCTCAATGTCCAGAAA AGTGATAACCAACAAGTTGCTGCTCTCCGTCATCATCTTGCTGGAGCTAGCCATCCTGGTCGGTCTGGTGTATTATAAATTCTTTCGACACCATTGA
- the Rdh11 gene encoding retinol dehydrogenase 11 isoform X3: MLSNGVCTSNVQLPGKVAIVTGANTGIGKETAKDLAQRGARVYLACRDVDKGELAAREIQAATGNSQVFVRKLDLADTKSIRAFAKDFLAEEKHLHLLINNAGVMMCPYSKTADGFEMHIGVNHLGHFLLTHLLLEKLKESAPSRIVNLSSLGHHLGRIHFHNLQGEKFYSASLAYCHSKLANILFTKELARRLKGSGVTTYSVHPGTVHSELTRHSSIMRWLWQLFFIFIKTPQEGAQTSLYCALTEGLESLSGSHFSDCQLAWVSYQGRNEIIARRLWNVSCDLLGLPVDW; this comes from the exons ATGCTATCCAATGGGGTGTGTACATCTAATGTCCAGCTTCCCGGGAAGGTAGCCATAGTCACCGGTGCTAACACAGGCATTGGGAAGGAGACAGCTAAAGATCTGGCCCAAAGAG GAGCCCGTGTGTATTTAGCGTGCCGGGATGTGGACAAGGGGGAACTGGCGGCTCGTGAGATCCAAGCCGCCACAGGGAACAGTCAGGTCTTCGTACGGAAACTGGACCTAGCTGATACCAAGTCTATTCGAGCCTTTGCCAAAGACTTCTTAGCTG AGGAAAAGCATCTACACCTTCTAATCAACAATGCGGGCGTGATGATGTGCCCCTACTCGAAGACTGCAGACGGCTTTGAGATGCACATTGGTGTCAACCACCTGG GTCACTTCCTCCTGACCCATTTGCTGCTAGAAAAGCTGAAGGAGTCAGCCCCATCAAGGATAGTCAACTTGTCTTCTTTGGGACACCATCTGGGTAGGATCCACTTCCATAACCTGCAGGGTGAGAAGTTCTACAGTGCGAGTCTCGCGTACTGCCACAGCAAACTAGCCAACATTCTCTTCACTAAGGAGCTGGCCAGGAGGCTGAAAG GCTCTGGAGTGACAACATATTCTGTACACCCTGGCACAGTCCATTCTGAATTGACGCGGCACTCCTCTATTATGAGATGGCTTTGGcaacttttcttcattttcatcaagACCCCTCAAGAGGGAGCTCAGACGAGCCTGTACTGTGCCCTGACAGAAGGTCTCGAGAGCCTAAGTGGCAGTCATTTCAG TGATTGCCAGTTGGCATGGGTCTCTTACCAAGGTCGCAATGAGATAATAGCCAGGCGGCTGTGGAATGTCAGCTGTGACCTGCTGGGCCTCCCAGTGGATTGGTAA
- the Rdh11 gene encoding retinol dehydrogenase 11 isoform X2: MGLVFRKMLSNGVCTSNVQLPGKVAIVTGANTGIGKETAKDLAQRGARVYLACRDVDKGELAAREIQAATGNSQVFVRKLDLADTKSIRAFAKDFLAEEKHLHLLINNAGVMMCPYSKTADGFEMHIGVNHLGHFLLTHLLLEKLKESAPSRIVNLSSLGHHLGRIHFHNLQGEKFYSASLAYCHSKLANILFTKELARRLKGSGVTTYSVHPGTVHSELTRHSSIMRWLWQLFFIFIKTPQEGAQTSLYCALTEGLESLSGSHFSDCQLAWVSYQGRNEIIARRLWNVSCDLLGLPVDW; the protein is encoded by the exons GAAAATGCTATCCAATGGGGTGTGTACATCTAATGTCCAGCTTCCCGGGAAGGTAGCCATAGTCACCGGTGCTAACACAGGCATTGGGAAGGAGACAGCTAAAGATCTGGCCCAAAGAG GAGCCCGTGTGTATTTAGCGTGCCGGGATGTGGACAAGGGGGAACTGGCGGCTCGTGAGATCCAAGCCGCCACAGGGAACAGTCAGGTCTTCGTACGGAAACTGGACCTAGCTGATACCAAGTCTATTCGAGCCTTTGCCAAAGACTTCTTAGCTG AGGAAAAGCATCTACACCTTCTAATCAACAATGCGGGCGTGATGATGTGCCCCTACTCGAAGACTGCAGACGGCTTTGAGATGCACATTGGTGTCAACCACCTGG GTCACTTCCTCCTGACCCATTTGCTGCTAGAAAAGCTGAAGGAGTCAGCCCCATCAAGGATAGTCAACTTGTCTTCTTTGGGACACCATCTGGGTAGGATCCACTTCCATAACCTGCAGGGTGAGAAGTTCTACAGTGCGAGTCTCGCGTACTGCCACAGCAAACTAGCCAACATTCTCTTCACTAAGGAGCTGGCCAGGAGGCTGAAAG GCTCTGGAGTGACAACATATTCTGTACACCCTGGCACAGTCCATTCTGAATTGACGCGGCACTCCTCTATTATGAGATGGCTTTGGcaacttttcttcattttcatcaagACCCCTCAAGAGGGAGCTCAGACGAGCCTGTACTGTGCCCTGACAGAAGGTCTCGAGAGCCTAAGTGGCAGTCATTTCAG TGATTGCCAGTTGGCATGGGTCTCTTACCAAGGTCGCAATGAGATAATAGCCAGGCGGCTGTGGAATGTCAGCTGTGACCTGCTGGGCCTCCCAGTGGATTGGTAA
- the Rdh11 gene encoding retinol dehydrogenase 11 isoform X1 codes for MFGFLLLLSLPFILYLVTPKIRKMLSNGVCTSNVQLPGKVAIVTGANTGIGKETAKDLAQRGARVYLACRDVDKGELAAREIQAATGNSQVFVRKLDLADTKSIRAFAKDFLAEEKHLHLLINNAGVMMCPYSKTADGFEMHIGVNHLGHFLLTHLLLEKLKESAPSRIVNLSSLGHHLGRIHFHNLQGEKFYSASLAYCHSKLANILFTKELARRLKGSGVTTYSVHPGTVHSELTRHSSIMRWLWQLFFIFIKTPQEGAQTSLYCALTEGLESLSGSHFSDCQLAWVSYQGRNEIIARRLWNVSCDLLGLPVDW; via the exons GAAAATGCTATCCAATGGGGTGTGTACATCTAATGTCCAGCTTCCCGGGAAGGTAGCCATAGTCACCGGTGCTAACACAGGCATTGGGAAGGAGACAGCTAAAGATCTGGCCCAAAGAG GAGCCCGTGTGTATTTAGCGTGCCGGGATGTGGACAAGGGGGAACTGGCGGCTCGTGAGATCCAAGCCGCCACAGGGAACAGTCAGGTCTTCGTACGGAAACTGGACCTAGCTGATACCAAGTCTATTCGAGCCTTTGCCAAAGACTTCTTAGCTG AGGAAAAGCATCTACACCTTCTAATCAACAATGCGGGCGTGATGATGTGCCCCTACTCGAAGACTGCAGACGGCTTTGAGATGCACATTGGTGTCAACCACCTGG GTCACTTCCTCCTGACCCATTTGCTGCTAGAAAAGCTGAAGGAGTCAGCCCCATCAAGGATAGTCAACTTGTCTTCTTTGGGACACCATCTGGGTAGGATCCACTTCCATAACCTGCAGGGTGAGAAGTTCTACAGTGCGAGTCTCGCGTACTGCCACAGCAAACTAGCCAACATTCTCTTCACTAAGGAGCTGGCCAGGAGGCTGAAAG GCTCTGGAGTGACAACATATTCTGTACACCCTGGCACAGTCCATTCTGAATTGACGCGGCACTCCTCTATTATGAGATGGCTTTGGcaacttttcttcattttcatcaagACCCCTCAAGAGGGAGCTCAGACGAGCCTGTACTGTGCCCTGACAGAAGGTCTCGAGAGCCTAAGTGGCAGTCATTTCAG TGATTGCCAGTTGGCATGGGTCTCTTACCAAGGTCGCAATGAGATAATAGCCAGGCGGCTGTGGAATGTCAGCTGTGACCTGCTGGGCCTCCCAGTGGATTGGTAA